The region CACCTTTTAGAATCAGGATATCCTTTAGGTCTGATACTGTGTAGATACCAGCAAGAATCCATCCAAATACATAATCTCGTTGCACATCTGAAGTATGAATTTCAAACTCTTTAGACTTTTGAATAATTTCGTCTTTATCAATCATTGGAGTATCTATTAATTCTTTTTCGACCTCTTAATATTTTGAACGATAGCCGTTCTTTTATGGTGTCGAGCTTTGTTGACAGTCATAAATTTTCCTGTAATTGCGCTTCTGCCGATTCTTGTCATTTCAAAATTCCTTTCAAATATTAAATTTTCCTAATAGGCGCACACATCGTACGCACTTTAAAATCTGACCTTTCGGAAATGGAAATCGGTGTGTCGAAATACTCTGTTCATACGGAACAAAATCAGGCATCGCGGACCTCGCATTTCGCGAGTCGTTTTTTTAGTTTTTTATATCCTGAGGCGCAGAACCAATGATGCAATTGATAATCCTAAGATGCAAACAATGTGCCAGTTTTTTGCCGTTAAAGATACTAAAAAACATATTTTCCGTAACTATTTATAAAATAAGTGGATATAAAATACACTAAAACAGGAGATGGCTTTTTTGAAAGAGATTTAAGCTGTCAATGTGGCAATTTTCGATGAAATTTGTGTCAATATGGCAGAAATATAGGACGATTACAAGACTTTCCCGCCTTCCGATGTCTCCTCAACTAAACCCTATACCCTGAACCCTGTACCTAAACCCTACTTCCCTTGTCCGAATAGTCAAAAGCGCGCAATAAAAAAATTGCGCAAATGTGAAAAATAAGATTTTTCCAAAATTTTTATCTCCTAGTCTAATAAGCACTTACGATTTTCGCCTAAAAAATTTTCTCAAAAAGTTCGTCAAAACTGCGCAAGTTTTCCCTATATATGGAAGCCCATATAAAGGGAAATTCGAAATCCGAATATCGAAATTCGAGACAAATTCAAAATTCTAATTCCTCAATATTCCAAACGGTTTTGAACATTTGAAATTTGGTAATTCGATATTGTTTCGAGTTTCGGGTTTAGTGCTTCGAATTTAACTAAAAGAGGACTTTATGCAAAAAGGTTATTTACCATACTATTATCCGGATTTTGTAATGCGAATATGCGTGTGGATATTGCTGCGCTATCGAAAAATCCGGTACGGCCATCCATTCCGGCGAATAAAACTTACACAAAACCAGTACGCAATTGTTGACCCCCAAGATTTCGAGATATTAAATTTATTCAAATGGTGCGCCGTAAAAGATTATGAAACTTTCTACGCGATACGATACTCGCGGAAGGGAAATAAAAAAACTACAGTAAAAATGCACAGGCAAATAATGAACGCAAAGGAAAATGAGATTGTCGATCATATAAACCATAACGGACTCGATAATCGAAGTGTAAATCTTCGAATCGCAACGGCATCACAAAATAACGCCAACAGCAGAAGGGGAATGAACAGGGGAAAGTCGAAATACAAGGGAGTCTGGCGGGATGAAAGGGCGGGCAAATGGCGGGCAGGGATAAAACATAACGGGAAACGCATACATCTGGGAATGTTCGATGACGAGATTGAAGCGGCAAAGGCTTATGACAGGGCGGCAGGGCTCTATCACGGAAAATTTGCAGTATTGAACTTTCCGGCCGATGAGCGAAAATGTTCTGGTTGTGCTTAAAAGCAATTATTGGTGGGGCTCTTAAGGATTGAGTTGTTCCGCTTTTGGCGGCTTAGAATTCTTTATCGTTGCGTTCTCTTTTTGTGCGGAAGAAGTCCTGCAGTATTTTCGAGCAGTCTTCGGCGAGTATTCCTTTGGTTATTTCGACTCTGTGGTTGAGTCGTTTATCCTGTACGATATTATACAGGCTTCCGCATGCTCCTGCCTTTGGGTCGTCGCAGCCGAATACCAATCTATCTATTCTGGCCAGTACTAAAGCTCCAGCGCACATCGCGCACGGTTCGAGAGTAACGTAGATTGTGCAGTTATGCAGCCGCCAGTGGCCGATATGTTCCGATGCGGCTGTTAGTGCGATTATTTCTGCGTGTGCGGTTGGGTCGTTGAGCTGGTGCCGCTGGTTTCGGCCTTTAGCTATGATTTGGTTTTCGTGTACGATGACTGCACCGACGGGCACATCGCCGTTTTCAAGGGCGACGTATGCCTGGTCGATTGCCGCTTTCATAAATTGCTGGTCTTGTTTTTCGTCCATTGTTTTATGATGATTCCTGCTTGTTCAACCGTTCTGCTGCTTGCCTGCTCTATTTTTGCCGGAGGCGAAAATACCCTCAAGGGGAGTCGAACCCCTGCTGCCGGCTTGAGAAGCCGGTGTCCTAACCACTAGACGATGAGGGCTAAAAAAAAATAAATGCCAAAATCGAAAAGTAAAATGGCGGCGGGTGGAGTCGAACCGCCGACCCTGGGCTTATGAATCCCATGCTCTAACCAACTGAGCTACGCCGCCATAATAAACTGTCAACAATACGGTTTCAAACTGAGCCATAATGCTATAACAGCCTGTAAATACAATGTTTATGAATATTACCCCGTTAATATTCTGCCGCCTGTAAAAGGAGGCAGAATATTCTTTTTTTCCGGCAAGGCAATATCCGACAGTAATTTACATAAAAAAACGGCATATTTCAATTAGTTTTTGGTAGTCTCAAGGCATATTTAATATATAATTCAAAATTATGTCATATTTAGCAGATTATGCCCTGCAGGTCGCAATGCAAATGGAACAGTTGGGCCAGACGTTCTATAAGTCTCTATCGGCCGGCTGCGGCAACGCGAAAATAGCGGCCCTTGCGGGTCTGCTCGCCCGTGAAGAAGAAAACCATTTTCTGACTTTCGAAAAAATGCGCAACGCCATACCTGCTGAAGAACGCGGGCCGAAAATGACCGAGGACCAGATTACCGCGGCGGCAGGCAAATTCTACAAACTGATTCTGCCAAGTCCTGCCGATGTCCGCAAAGTCGCCGACAGCGGTAATGTCGCTAATGCCCTGGATATGGCGATGCAGATGGAATCAGATTCCATCGCTTATTATTCGAGTCTGCTCAGTGTTGTCGGCAGAGACGGGGCTATCTTAAAAGCCGTTATTAAAGAAGAGGAAAAACAT is a window of Phycisphaerae bacterium DNA encoding:
- the tadA gene encoding tRNA adenosine(34) deaminase TadA, which translates into the protein MDEKQDQQFMKAAIDQAYVALENGDVPVGAVIVHENQIIAKGRNQRHQLNDPTAHAEIIALTAASEHIGHWRLHNCTIYVTLEPCAMCAGALVLARIDRLVFGCDDPKAGACGSLYNIVQDKRLNHRVEITKGILAEDCSKILQDFFRTKRERNDKEF
- a CDS encoding ferritin family protein: MSYLADYALQVAMQMEQLGQTFYKSLSAGCGNAKIAALAGLLAREEENHFLTFEKMRNAIPAEERGPKMTEDQITAAAGKFYKLILPSPADVRKVADSGNVANALDMAMQMESDSIAYYSSLLSVVGRDGAILKAVIKEEEKHLAILHDYRKRITA
- a CDS encoding AP2/ERF family transcription factor, coding for MQKGYLPYYYPDFVMRICVWILLRYRKIRYGHPFRRIKLTQNQYAIVDPQDFEILNLFKWCAVKDYETFYAIRYSRKGNKKTTVKMHRQIMNAKENEIVDHINHNGLDNRSVNLRIATASQNNANSRRGMNRGKSKYKGVWRDERAGKWRAGIKHNGKRIHLGMFDDEIEAAKAYDRAAGLYHGKFAVLNFPADERKCSGCA